In a single window of the Halobaculum lipolyticum genome:
- a CDS encoding precorrin-2 dehydrogenase/sirohydrochlorin ferrochelatase family protein: MIPLLHDFTDETVLVVGGGPVGARKARTFAREARTVVVSPAFADRDFGDAELVRAAPGPDDVGGWVERLAPALVVAATDDDDVNEATERAAREAGALVNRADRSGGRDAGSVVVPATVRDGDVVAAVATGGTAPALSKELRRRIESEIDGAGAMADLVAEIRAEQKAAGAAATARRERVRAVVDSPAVWKALQAGVSNARQEATRVMEEIDD; the protein is encoded by the coding sequence GTGATCCCGCTGCTCCACGACTTCACGGACGAGACGGTGCTGGTCGTCGGCGGCGGCCCGGTCGGCGCCCGCAAGGCGCGGACGTTCGCCCGGGAGGCCCGGACGGTCGTCGTCAGCCCCGCCTTCGCCGACCGCGACTTCGGCGACGCCGAACTGGTGCGGGCGGCGCCCGGCCCGGACGACGTCGGCGGCTGGGTCGAGCGCCTCGCCCCGGCGCTGGTCGTCGCCGCCACGGACGACGACGACGTGAACGAGGCGACCGAACGCGCCGCCCGCGAGGCGGGCGCGCTCGTCAACCGCGCCGACCGGTCGGGGGGCCGCGACGCCGGCAGCGTCGTCGTCCCCGCGACCGTCCGCGACGGCGACGTGGTCGCCGCCGTCGCCACCGGCGGGACCGCCCCGGCGCTGTCGAAGGAGCTGCGCCGCCGGATCGAGTCGGAGATCGACGGCGCCGGCGCGATGGCGGATCTCGTCGCCGAGATCAGGGCCGAACAGAAGGCGGCAGGAGCGGCCGCGACCGCCCGACGTGAACGTGTTCGGGCGGTCGTCGACTCCCCGGCGGTTTGGAAGGCTTTACAAGCGGGAGTCTCCAATGCTCGCCAGGAAGCGACCCGAGTTATGGAGGAGATCGATGACTGA